From the genome of Spodoptera frugiperda isolate SF20-4 chromosome 7, AGI-APGP_CSIRO_Sfru_2.0, whole genome shotgun sequence:
GTGAATTGCGAGGACATTagtttttgaaattgaaaaagtcTTTTAAACGATAGTAAGAGACTAAGTAATAAGTCATAACTTCACGTGGCAGGAATTAATTAAGATGGTTCggttaatgtttctttttttttcaaattctaTATCGAATTGAAGTAGATTGTTAACAGACATATAATCtctatataacaaaaatgttgttcaattgttgttcgttagtcgcgctaaaactcgagatcgGCTTAACCGATTTGGCTAAtattagtcttgaattatttgtggaagtccaaggaaggtttaaaaggataagaacaaaatgtttgaggcggtacgaagatTGGGGTAATATAGAAGAACTGCAAAATCCATATGAACGACTTAACCAATTAAACTTCATCTCCTCTTTTTATGACAGCACCAGCAAGGTTTCCGATGAAGAGTAAAACAGTGCAGGTGACAGCTGGAGAAGCTGCTCACTTACAGTGCGCTGCGTCAGGAGACTCGCCTTTGGAGGTCAGCTGGCGAAGTCCCCATCATCACACTATTGCACATCATTTAGATCAAAGGTAACATCATGTTTCCTAGGAATTAAAGTTTTGCTTCGTCGTCTTGCCTTCAGATACTAAGTATAGTAGGTATACATAAGTCCAGGTGTCACCACAAAGTTTAGAATATTGCAGCATTAGTACTTAGTAAGCTCTGATCATATTACAAGAGGTCcattttacacaatattatcCAGGATGCACTGATCGTCAAATGCAGACTGACAGAAAATTTTTATCCATTTCATTCTGTGGATTTTGCTTGCAAGCTttacaaaaactttaaattaagtacttaaatttCAGATATACAATACGAGAACAAGTGCTAGATGACGGCTTAGTTTCCGAGCTCAGCATCTTACAGACGTATCGACAAGACACAGGAGCCCTGACCTGCCGAGCATCCAATGCTTATGGACAAGATGAAATGCTAATACATCTTGTTGTACAAGAGGTAGGAAATGATGAAAGTTACATTAAGGCTTCGCTTAGGAAAACATTTATaacttacaaattattattattccagGTTCCCGAAATGCCAAAAAACATAAGGATTATAGATCAACAGTCTCGCTCCATACAAATTTCGTGGACGCAACCGTACGCTGGCAATAGTCCTATCATCAACTACATAGTGCAGTACAAGGAAGCACCAGGTTAGTCCAATCTCTATAACTTAAGTAAACCGAATTCAAAAATATGTTGGTCtggtttaatttataattctgtcttctgcattaaattcaccgagggaagtggaaactatcgttttctttttcttctcctctaataacatcttctgatttgtttcgatgcgggatccaagacagtcattcatttccctgggacgcgccggacttcagtgttccggtgttttcatgtttgtatctactgtagatcctggcttataggagttgcagcggtatgggaggttgtggcgggcttgtcccattaaaaaaaaatatgttggtcGTCCAGAATTCAAATGGTAGAAACTTCTTACAACCTATCTACATATGTTTCTCAAAACAATTCGCAGAGCTCGTCACGTCTGATCTATtctagaaacaaaaaataacataggTATTTTTGACCTGTCCATTTGAAGTTTTCTTGTTTTTGAAACAGATTCATGGCCAACTACACCGCAAAAAGTGATAGTCCCGGGCAGTGTAACCTCAGCAAGCGTTCAGAACCTTCAACCAGCTACCTCTTACCATCTCAGGATAATAGCAGAAAACAGACTGGGGCAGAGCGAGCCGAGTCAGCTGATACAAGTTACTACAACCGAAGAAGGTAGGCTTAGTGTCAACTGACAATGAAACATGCAATCTTTATAAAGGAGAGGGGGATACAATCCCTCGCTGTGATCGGATGAAAtataaattcatcattatcatcatcaacagcctattaaggGCCACTATTGACTAAAGCCTCTTCTCAAACTCAATTGCAGAACTTTAATaccaaattccattaaaatagaAGCATAACTTCTCTCTTTTCTCTAATTCCGATTATATCACCTACACACCTGATCCAACAGAAACCTTCTTAATTATAAATCACCAACAGAAATTAAACTCTGAATTCGTATTTCAACTGTCAATATTTCAACAATCGCCAACTATTTAAATCTATTTCCAATTAATAAGCAACCGAACAGTCTTCATAATATAACTGTGCaaacaatttaatcaaattattacTATAGTCCCCAGCGGACCGCCGTTGGACGTCCGAGTAGAAGCTAAAAGTTCTACGGAGCTAATTGTCAGTTGGGAACCGCCGCAAAGAGACCTTTGGAACGGAAATATTCTTGGTTACTACGTAGGATTCCAAGAGGTGAGTTTTAAGTGCTAGCAAATAGTTTTGCGGACAAATTGTTCAAGTTTTAATGTACACTGCTAAGATTATATAGAATTAACACTTTAAtcatagtccagtcaatttatgCTTTGAAAAATATAGTATATCGTCGGGGATAGTGCCATTCCACGTAACTAGCATTAGATAATTACGCGTATCTGACAAATGAAGCCAATTTTCAATACCGCGGGCATTCCacgtaaaaaaaatcataaattttTACTTCTATGTAAAAATGGGGAGGAGAGAAGTAGGTTTTAGCCTGCTCCTGTAAAAATTGATCAAATGCAGATACATGGGTTTACCTATGGTAGATTTACGGTTTTGCACTATCCTTAATTAGATCcttaaatcgatatatctttagAGAAGGAACAAAACtatgcattaaataaatattaatacttaaattTCACCAGCTAAACAGCAACAGTACGGTCCTAAGCGCAAGTGGTCCCGGTGGGGCCTCCTACACCGTTCGTACGGTGGAAGGAGCTGGAACTGCTCGAGCAAGGACCACGTTATCAGGCCTGCAGAAACATGCTGCGTATGCCGTGGTGGTGCAGGCTTATAACAGCAGAGGAGCAGGCCCTGCGTCACCTCCAACTACTGCTACTACTATGGAGGATGGTGAGTTGTACAGCTaaagtttaaatatatattaattttaaaatttcattaatttcgCCCCTACTAAAGAGAGCTACTTACATACTTTCACTAGATAGGCTGACTTGTCGCTAAGCAATTGACTAGTCTACTGTATTACCAGATAGTTTGCCCATTTTAATCGAAGAAGAATTCTACCAGGCAATTGGTTTAAACGAATATCTAATCTAGAACCTTCTAATAAAGCCGAATATAACAATCCATTCATTATCTTCTTTCTTTCCAGTACCAAGTCTACCACCAGGAGCGTTACAATGCACAGCGTTAAGTTCTCAATCAGTCCGAGTTGCTTGGGAACCTCCCCCTCTTAGAGGACGCAATGGAGTATTACAGGGATACAGGGTCACTTACGCACCAGTCACAGATTGGTATGGTAAGCATCATTGATCATCACTCTCATTTCTTACACCAGCACAATAAGCTATCTCAATCTCTTCAATCGATTTTAAACCatgttacttttaaataaagttgaaaatattttgacagtttGGGGTAGCTTGATATGCTGTTATCTGTACCATTCAAAATCATCCGCCACATTACAATTTCCCTTACTTCGGAATCCTGAAGTAACTTCGATTACAGGGAATGAAGAAGCGGTGACGAAGCAAATATCGGGACTTCATACGACGCTGTCTGGACTGAGGAGATACACAAATTATTCGGTCACTGTGTGTGCCTTCACGGCGGCTGGTGATGGAGTCAGAGCTGCGCCAGTTTACTGCCATACTGAGGAAgatggtaataaaattaatatttcaatataacttCCAAGACTATCATGTccataattacttttaattgtGAACACTAGAAAATTTTTGGATCTTTCCCTCTTTATACCAACAAAAAGTAAAGTGGAGTATAGTCCGCCAAAAGGGGGATAATCTAGCTAACTATGAAACATCACTAGACTACATGCATACTGTTGTACCTAGTATAAAAAGTTCTTCAAAGTCTTCTGGTGTATTAACACCAATATTATTCTCCACAGTACCCTCAGCGCCCGCTGACATCAAAGCAGTAGTATCATCTCGCAACAAGATCTTAGTGTCATGGCTGCCACCCGCCGCGCCAAACGGCGTCCTCGTCGGATACACCCTGTATATGAGCGTCATTGAAGATGGACGAGAGGTTTGTTTCATTGTTATCTAAATTGAAATTAAGAATTCTTTTAATCTTCACATTGCTTAAATGGCCAAGTTGATAATTTTCTAGAAGACGTCTAACAGGGTGGTTGacacattagacgccatgtcggacaacgttgtccgacactagtggaggaatagcctttaacagttttttgttggcagtgaaaggcttaaaGCTATTAAGGGGGTTTATAATTCAGAATGAAGTTCTTGTATAAAACTACTAGGATAGCAAAAACTAGGAAGCCAGCAAGCACTAGGAAAGTTTCTGGTGTAAATATACTTAGGTAACACTCCGAAGACTGATTTCTTAATTCTTCTTTGGAAATGAAAACTTCTTTATGAAATAATTGGCATACAACTACAACAAAAAAACAACGCATCATATCACAATCCCTTTTGCTTCTTCCACATTCATTCATCTTTTCATACATGCGAACCGATTGCGAGTACCAAGTACCAAGCACCTGAACTTTTTTCAAGGACACCACCAATAAGGTTAGTGTGACCTAATGGGGCATTTAGTCGGTAAAAAGTACAAATTCCTTTAGGTAATTGCCCTTAATCACCCTTTCACGTGACCAAAATAACTAAAGCACTGCTATCTTCTATCTTTCTCTATCTAACACCTTTTACAAGTATCACTATCTTCTTCTATATCCAGTAACACTGCACACACTTATTCATAGGTAAAATTTTgtcctaaaaatatatttataggtataaataTCACTAACACACACAGGAAAACCAGTGATATTTTTtcgcaattattattaatcttccACGTCAGCATGTAGCTAGCATGCATCTATTCTCCACATCTGCATTTTTACTCCTGCATCAACCTTACTTCGAAGATAATCACCGAACCACCACTTCGCACAATTTCGTCTTGCCTGAATTTACTTTCGTATCTTTCGTCAATTGATTCATTTTACACATTCcctcataatattttatcttaatcaCAAAGGTATCTTAGAACACGTAGGAATCTAGTTGGGATCATTCCATTTGTTAAATGGTTTTTTCGGTGTCACTTTAGGAAGGAACTCACAAACGCATGCTGTCTCCAAGTACATTGTCCCACGAGACATCAAGATCACCGCCACGAGCGACCCACCAGTTCTGGGTGTCAGCTTCAACAAGGCTCGGAGAAGGAGAAGCTACTCGAGTCGTCACGGTGCTACCTTCTGAATCAGGTTAGTCTACAATCTTTCTTTAGCATCAGACTTTGTGATTTATAACTTCATTTGGCCATTATACAAAATTCTAAAGACCTCAGACTGTAATCCCAATATTTGCATTCGAGGAATAAACTGACTGTGAAACAGTCTTTTCAACGCCAGTCTAGGTCACTGGTGTGCATTTTCTTCTATTCAAAAAAAGCCCGTTTTTTGACAGTTCCAGCTCGGATAACATCTTTCAGCCGAAGCATCGTGACTCCTTGGAAAGAGAACATATCACTGCCATGCAACAAAGTCGGAGTGCCAGTTCCTTCTACTACATGGAGTATGAATGGAGCCACCTTGGAGTCTACGCTTAGGAAAAATGTTACCAACGACGGTTCTTTGATCATCAGGTAACTATTGCAGCTACATTTAAAGCGTGGGCTGAATGTCGGTAACATCACAGGTGTTTGAAATCTCTTAGTATTAGTGTTATATCTAACCGCTATTGTTATCTTCCAATCTGCTAGCTGTGCACAGCTCATTTTGTATAGGCTTGATTTTCACCATATTTCTTCACACCATTGACAGCATGACGCAGTACTTGGACAGTGGGAACTACACGTGTTCGGTTGAGAACGTTCACGGTCGAGATGAGGTCACCTACAGCGTTGAAGTGAAGGTGCCACCTCAGCCACCCGTGCTGGCTGTTGTGGATTCCTACGCAGACTCTCTACATCTTCAGTGGAGCGACCAGGGTGACGGTGGCAGCCCTATTTTAGGTAACTAATTAGTGACCAGGTTACCTATATAATCTAAAATGTATAAGTGCCTTAATAACCAAACCAGATTGAATACATCTGTCAAGCCGTAGCGTATTTCTAGTGGAATCGGGTTTAGGGAGCTTACCACTTAATGCAAAATGTCCACAAGAACCAGAAGGTTATAAAAAGTAGACGAATAAATCAATGTTTTGCCTTGTTTGCTCCTGAAGAAACAACTATTTACGTCTCAATTTTCTAGGCTACGTCATAAACTACAAACGAGAACATGGTGACTGGGAGGAGTTGCAAGTGGAAGCTGGGACATCAGAACACGTGCTGCCAAACTTATGGTGCGGGACGAGGTACCAACTGTATATCACTGCCTTTAACCGCATCGGGACTGGTCTGCCGTGCGATATCGTACACGCCTATACGAAGGGCACTGGTGAGTGATGAAATTGCTACCCAGCTATAATTTAACCAGTAGAAACAGTTTCTTTAAGAATAATTTCCTTTCAAAGAaaggtttaataaaaacaaagacaTTATCATTACTACCCCGTGAAAAGCATGAACattatttccaatattttcattttgcaGTTCCTGTAAAACCGAAGCACTCTCAGATGATAACGCTGAACACAACGACGGTGACGGTCTGGCTTGACTCGTGGGGAGACGGCGGCTGTGGCATTCTCTACTTCGTCATTGAATACCGAGAGATCAGTCAATCACAGGTACgttaaacgttttaaaaacctatttctagtaagtattttttctaaCCCGTCTGCACTTGTTTAacaattcttttgttttgtctacCACTCAGACGTAACTGAAAATGtcgaataataaaacatttcatcatTATTTTCTCAATGCCCATATCATTGCACTTGTGAAATATTTCCAGTTAGAAGTCCCAATTTTGATTTATTGGACCAGTAAATTCAAACCACTTGAAGGCGAACCCCAATCTTATATTTCCAGTGGCGTCTAGTCTCAAATAGTGTTCAAGCAACAGAACGCGTGTTCAGCGTCCCTGGGCTGACGCCAGCCACCCACTACCAGCTTCGTATCACCGCACACAACAACGCCGGCCACGCTGTAGCCCTCTACAACTTCACCACGCATTCACTTAGCGGTAGTAAGTATTATGACTATTACTGTTTATCTAATTTCCAATATAGGATACCCAAGAATTACGTATGTTAAACAGTCTGAAAAGTTATCTCATCACTTTACGATAAAAGACTGGTATAAGTTAATGATCATAATAGATCACCTCTgattacaaataaatgtttccCTGATCTATTTCAAATGAGAAGAAAAGTACCTACTATTGTACTTAAATAACGAGCCAATGTCAGTCTGACCATCCTAGACGAGAAGAATAGTACCTACTATTGTACGTAAATAACGCTGCCAAGGTCACTCAGACCATCCTAGACGACCAGAAAGataaagtaggtaataaaacGACTCCTTCTTACCGAGAaataaaaagcccagtaatactttgcccgacccgggaattaaacccgagaccccttgttcggcagtcgcacttgcgactactcaaccaacgaggcagtcctatTTCTAGTAAATATGGTTCAAAATGAGTAATAAAGTGTCAGCGGTGCCCGCAGTGGTGGAGGGCGAGGTGtcgggcgcggcggcgggcgggggCCGCGGGCTGGGCGGCGCGCGCGTGCTGCTGCCGGCCGCGCTGTCGCTGCTCGTGCTGGGCGCGCTGCTCGCCATCGTGCTGCTCGTGCGCAGGAACAGTCAGTACACTACCTTTGGTATATACATGTGCTACTCCTATATCTTTTCTAACTCCCTTTTTAAGATCAACCGACAAACGTTTGTACCTACTGCCTCACTTTCGGAAATAGCTATTTTGTCTAATGAAAATCGTAATTAAACAACTTTAGATATTCTtaaatttttttgataaaactgTTCAATTTGCACTCTTGTTAGTCGGATAAATCTCTGTCTACAATTTTTAATTCTGCCGATCAAAAATTGTTATGCTCAATAATTCGGACAATCTTTATTAAAGAACAAACTGATCCTATCCTATCCGCTTTGACAGTGTTTCGTGTACTTATTGCTTACCAGTAACAAGTTGCTTTTGAGACCCTGCCTATGTATAGATCGAGAATAGATCCTTTTCACAACGACTCTTGACTGCAGAAGCTGGtacaacagagacggtggccaCGGAGAGTGGTGTGGGGGAGTCTCCTTCTGTGGCCCAGCTGCAGAACAAAGTAAACCGCGACCAGCAGTACTTGGCCGCGAGGGCGCAGCACCCACCTCCACAACACCATTACAAACATGCTTCTAATGGTAAACCACGTTATTTTCATTGTGAATACCTATCTTTCTTGGACAAATTCAAACTTTTGGAACTTGTCTCTGTACTACTGAAATTAAATTACGCTTTTTCGAAGACTCTTCAAGAAGTGATACGACCACTATACCTTAGCGATAAACTTTCCAACAgtttaagacaaaataaaaatttcttaCATTTATTAATCTGAAATCGGCTTTCTGATTTCTATCTCAGCACCAAAAAGACCTATCTGcctttaaattaactaattcaGCTGCTTTTCCAATCTCCACAGAGTACATAGAAGACATATGTCCGTACGCGACGTTCCAGCTGACGAAACCGACGGCCTACAGCGAGAGCAGCTACAGCGGCAACGTGTACAGCGGGCCTTATCACTCCGTCAGAGGGTCTTTTGTGTACCACGACCTAAAGCAAAATGACAAATATAAGGTATTGGAGTTCTTCTGAAGTCTTTTGGAGATCCGATTTCCCATTTTTAGGGAACAGTTTTTTGTTTCTTACCACTAATTAGCACTGAAcatctaatatttatttgtagcaTCGGTAAAATGTCTGTTGAAGCTGATGCGTGTTGTTTTGAAACGTAGAAATTGGGCATTGCCAAAAATTGTTACCACAACTGATTTCGATTGTGAGCTAAAGCGGTGACACACTCCATGTCTCATTATCATCTATCATCCTCTTGTCTGCCGGTATGAGCGAcacaatataaaacatattgtgtCGCGCATACACAACATGGCACACCACGTGTTAAAGCTTACTAGCGTTGATAGTTTGTTAagtatttaacaataatataggCATTTGTTTTAAACAGGGCAAGGAGCCAGAGTACACAAAAGTACGAAGAAAAGGCAACAGGCTGCGAGATCCACACTCCGAGAGCCAAGGTACGAACCCCCCTTAACTATATACGGTACAACAGCTTACAGAGTATCTATGACGTAGTTAGATACATATACTTTTGTTTTACGTAGATTGCACCTTCTATTAATTAAGTTTACTTTGTCccatttaagtttaagtaattgAATTGTAATTTGACATAATGATCGCCTTTTATGCAACCTTTGGGAGCGTAAATGGTGTTGTAATTTATAAAGGTAAGCATGCACACAGTATGTATTGTGACATACCTTTCGTTGTATGTGTGTAGTTCACTCATTGTCATGATCTAGTGTGAACGTTCCTGCTTATAAGTGTTGGCGTCCTGTCCTTAGTGTCGTGCGTTCTTCCATTCTGGTCATATCAGCcatggttttaatttatttgtcacGTGCTTTGCTGTGGACCATGCCACGAACGAGACATACATTCAAAGATCAACAATAGGCATTTACGAAATTATTCATACAACATATTGTCGCTAAATAAAATGCTGAATTTCGTAATGCCGATTCGTGGCGTGTTCACGGCTACCAACTTCCTTTTGCTGGGTACTGACAAAATTGTTAATATTGCAGAGTCGGACAACTTGGGCTCGACGGACTCGGAGGTGAAGAAGATACTAACGCTGCACCTGCCCATTACAGAGTATGAAGACGACGCGAGCGACGACGCCAGCGCGCCGCACTCCGACAGTGAGCCGCAGGCCAGGCTCAGACCTGCACACCCCACCTCATGTCAGTTTGAATTACTAAACCTAGAGAGTGAACAACCTTTTAATGGCGACTAATCCAGTCATCTAAACGCAGTGACAGTCTGAATTCTTATCACACCTTTTCCTttcagtaacaaataaataatctttcaGTCAGTTTTTGTCCAGTGGAAGTAGTAGAAAAATATAGAGCAACACCTACTACGATCCTAAAATACTTATTTGACTTCCATTACATTCGTGCATCATCAATAGCTCATGATCATATGATCATGCAAGCATGACATCACCAAttttagttacatacatactgTAATTAATACTATGTATTGTACTGTTTTAATTTGTACATACTGTATAATTACTAACATCTACAATACTCACCTTCCAGACCCAAGCGTAGAGCGCGAAGAATCGTCGTCATCATCAGAGAATTCAGTGGGGGGAGTAGTGAGGAAAGCATTCCCTTCTCGTAAGGGCAAGGCAGGGGCACTAGGCAAGCGACATGTGCGCTCGTCTTCAGGCTACAGTAGCCATAATGACGAGACCACCTTCAGGTACCTGTAGACACTGTGAGCAGTAGAAGACttgtttacttacttttttacttttaattaattgaggAAGGTGCATAAAGTACgcagatatactaaattaaatgtgCTTCTTGATTGTGTTGTTAATTTCAAAATCCAAAATGATTAACTTCATGCACCTTTCTTTATGATTCCTATAAGATTATCCTTTGAAATAAcgctataaataattttaaattttgagcTTAAGGCTCtattaattaatctaaaatatttttcaaataaataatgaacttaAAGCTGCAATCtggtatttaaatttttaattaaatatatgaaAACTTATTTAGTATTTAGTGAATAATTACGAATTTTGTTCGTAGTATATCGAACTACCCGTCTTTCAACGAGCACATTCATCCGCCGTCTCGCTTCTCGGACGACACAGAGTGCGAGGGACATCACCGCCGCAAGAGGGCACCACATCCACATCCCTCACACCCTCAGCACACCGCACACGATCCAAAAGTTACTCGGGAAGCCTTCCAAATCAACGTTTGAACATAGCCGCAATTTGAAAGGACTTAACGGCATTATTAAAGATGGCGTCTTGTGGACAGCCAATCAGAACGAGTTTAATTGACGTTCCTTAAATGTCAAACTCGTTCTGACCAATGACGTTTGTAAGCTAGAGGCGCCATCAAAGACAGACACGTAATGAAAAGACTAAAGTGAATGATTTTGATATTCTCAGAATTATGATCTTGTATCTATGTAGATACTTATTGGAGagtatatatttagattttgttaCTCTGTAAGAGTAGGTAATAAGGCATGGTCAAtctgaattaatttattcaacaatACTGCACTGCTGATCTGAATTCGGGGTTCCAACGAACGGTTAGGTACTATTTATTCAACACTGCCATTAACGCGTTTTGAGTTTAGATGAATTTATACACGAACTACAAAGTTACGCagttatattgttatttatttccttGTTCAGGAGTTTTCTACTTTATAAGGGAATCGACGCATAGATCTTCCATATAATAATGTTGCTACTGTACATTGGTTGGTACATTTTTACTACAAGTTGCCAAACTCCACAGAACTTCCATAATTACTAGACGTGTACATAAAGTGTAGATAGATAGAGATAgccaatataattatatttattctttagtGCCACGTATAATAGCGTAACTCATTAATCCTTTTTGTACTCTGAAACtgagtattttaaaatgaaacggTTTCGGATACCGTTAAAGTTGTAGGTTCTAAAACCATTGGTcgttgtgtaaataataatataattaatgctAAGTACATTAATGACTatcgaatataaaaaataaggagaacaataattaaaataaaaatatatattttaaacttaatgcCTTATTGACCAAAAGTCTTAAAACTAGTTACATACGGATGTAATTGCGTAATTATATcccatatttaattaattaaatacgaaTTGTTTGATTGTTGTAAAGTTTATGAGAACGGGAATGTTTTCATTGGCAAATCTTATCATTGTCTATTACATTAAGGTTTTGGAGTGTGTAAATGAATtttcaagtaaatatttatatcttagGATTATGATAAGTATTTGTTGAAGTGCCAACGACGAACAGCATCCTGTGAGCAAGgaattacttataaaatgtatacagtacccttagtatgattttactttacgtttaaagtaatcgacaGCGATCGCAAAAAAAAGACCgcattcagcgctctgattggttggtttcttCGAGcctgccaatcagagcgccgaacgcggtctcgtttcgacgtaaaacaaactcgtactaagggtgcagtACTCCGTTTCCAAAAAAAACTTCATTCAGACATTTGTACGAGTTATTTAACAAACTTTCAAACTTAAGCTTAAATTATCCTCCCAGACTGCTtcaatgacattttatttaatttttcctgTTCATGTACTCAAAAATATTAGCTTCTTGTCGACAATGATAACCTACCTATTGTATTATAGTACAGTACGAATCGTTTTGAACGCGCATTGCGCATAACCACCGACAAAGTCAAGAATGTTTTACTtcccgccgtactcagagtcatttacaaaatcgttactaaggaatagtttaagtaaccattaaatgtctctgagtgcgacagatagtaaaatattttaattgtcgACAAACATACATTATCTGCctcacttagagacatttaatgattacttaaacttttcttagcaacgattttgtatcgaaaacaatagctaaggactgggttgaggaaccattaaatgattcggAGTACCGCgctataagtttaaaatataattatactctttatatctaaatacatatattgttcttttttagtTAAACATTTTACAGTTGTTGCAATATGCGCGTTCAAAACATACCCCATTAAAAATTCGCGCATTATAATCGTTGTAAAATAATGATAGTATTACGCAATCCTCAGTGAACAGTAAAACGTGACAATACACTTACCTAAATAAACGGCAgacatttacaatttttatgtaaattattcagAAGGCTTAGCGTGAGTTTTTTTACGTTAATGTGAttgaaacgttaccgcgtttacctctcattggttggttaattggagctgaccaatcagtacccttagtaggagtttgctCTACGTTGAACGAATACGAAACGAgactgcgttcggcgctctgattggccgacgcgtatgaaccaaccaatcagagcgccgtacgcGGTCTCGTTCTGAGGGTACTAAGCACCGAACGCCATAGATGTATCGATCACGGTACGTAATAAAAACTCGCACTAACGCCCTCTGTAATTTGTAGGAATAGTT
Proteins encoded in this window:
- the LOC118266075 gene encoding cell adhesion molecule Dscam2 isoform X1, coding for MSEDGLRLHIKNSQKEDQGVYQCFVSNTKDQAYGVSEYLIDVAESRSRLPGNRSRRAPYARSTHTHDTDWNFTGTRESKPELVYWFSEQTLQPGPSVSLKCVAMGHPPPQFTWLLDGFPIPTNSRFVVGQHVTLQDDVVSHLNISRVTEQDGGEYACVAANSAGKALHAARVNVYGLPYIREMPKVTAVAGSDLNIKCPVAGYPIESITWERDGQNLPLNRRQKVFPNGTLIVEQTQRGEDAGTYTCQAANRQRHAARRDVEVQILVQPKILPIPALTNLLREGMRAAISCQILEGDLPVAFRWEKNGQPVTSSPYAPSGIITRRMDEYSASLVIEQVTSLHSGNYTCIASNVAGSERYTIPLTVNVPPRWRLEPNDVAVAAGQDVTLQCQADGYPKPTITWKKAVGNTPGEYKDFMFEGSSRVLENGSLVFERVAKDSEGHYLCEARNDIGAGLSKLIFLKVNAPARFPMKSKTVQVTAGEAAHLQCAASGDSPLEVSWRSPHHHTIAHHLDQRYTIREQVLDDGLVSELSILQTYRQDTGALTCRASNAYGQDEMLIHLVVQEVPEMPKNIRIIDQQSRSIQISWTQPYAGNSPIINYIVQYKEAPDSWPTTPQKVIVPGSVTSASVQNLQPATSYHLRIIAENRLGQSEPSQLIQVTTTEEVPSGPPLDVRVEAKSSTELIVSWEPPQRDLWNGNILGYYVGFQELNSNSTVLSASGPGGASYTVRTVEGAGTARARTTLSGLQKHAAYAVVVQAYNSRGAGPASPPTTATTMEDVPSLPPGALQCTALSSQSVRVAWEPPPLRGRNGVLQGYRVTYAPVTDWYGNEEAVTKQISGLHTTLSGLRRYTNYSVTVCAFTAAGDGVRAAPVYCHTEEDVPSAPADIKAVVSSRNKILVSWLPPAAPNGVLVGYTLYMSVIEDGREDTTNKEGTHKRMLSPSTLSHETSRSPPRATHQFWVSASTRLGEGEATRVVTVLPSESARFLTVPARITSFSRSIVTPWKENISLPCNKVGVPVPSTTWSMNGATLESTLRKNVTNDGSLIISMTQYLDSGNYTCSVENVHGRDEVTYSVEVKVPPQPPVLAVVDSYADSLHLQWSDQGDGGSPILGYVINYKREHGDWEELQVEAGTSEHVLPNLWCGTRYQLYITAFNRIGTGLPCDIVHAYTKGTVPVKPKHSQMITLNTTTVTVWLDSWGDGGCGILYFVIEYREISQSQWRLVSNSVQATERVFSVPGLTPATHYQLRITAHNNAGHAVALYNFTTHSLSGTVPAVVEGEVSGAAAGGGRGLGGARVLLPAALSLLVLGALLAIVLLVRRNSQYTTFAGTTETVATESGVGESPSVAQLQNKVNRDQQYLAARAQHPPPQHHYKHASNEYIEDICPYATFQLTKPTAYSESSYSGNVYSGPYHSVRGSFVYHDLKQNDKYKGKEPEYTKVRRKGNRLRDPHSESQESDNLGSTDSEVKKILTLHLPITEYEDDASDDASAPHSDSEPQARLRPAHPTSYPSVEREESSSSSENSVGGVVRKAFPSRKGKAGALGKRHVRSSSGYSSHNDETTFSISNYPSFNEHIHPPSRFSDDTECEGHHRRKRAPHPHPSHPQHTAHDPKVTREAFQINV